The genomic window TGGCGGTCGGCGCCTCCCTGGCTGTCGTCGCTCTGGCGACATCGGCGCCGCACGCTGCGGCGGCGGGTTCGCTGGGTTCGGCGGCCGCGCAGTCGGGCCGGTACTTCGGTACCGCGGTGCCGGCGAGCAAGCTCGGCAACTCCGCGTACTCCACCATTCTCGACCGGGAATTCAACATGATCACCCCGGAGAACGAGATGAAGTGGGACACCACCGAGCCGTCCCGCGGGAACTTCAACTTCGGGCCGGCCGACCAGATCGTCAGTCACGCCCAGGCCCATGGCCAGCGGATGCGCGGTCACACCCTGGTCTGGCACAACCAGCTGCCGGGATGGGTGTCGAACCTGTCGGCCTCGGACCTGCAGTCGGCGATGGACAACCACATCACGCAGGAGATGACGCACTTCAAGGGCAAGATCTACGCCTGGGACGTGGTCAACGAGGCGTTCGCCGACGGTGGCAGCGGCCAGCACCGCAGCTCGCCCTTCCAGGACAAGCTCGGCAACGGCTTCATCGAGCACGCCTTCCGCACGGCCCGTTCGGTCGATGCGAACGCCAAGCTCTGCTACAACGACTACAACATCGAGAACTGGTCGGACGCCAAGACCCAGGGCGTCTACAACATGGTCAAGGACTTCAAGTCCCGTGGCGTCCCGATCGACTGCGTCGGCTTCCAGAGCCACTTCGGCAACGGCGGACCCCCCTCCAGCTTCCAGACCACCCTCAGCAACTTCGCCGCCCTGGGCGTCGACGTCCAGCTCACCGAACTCGACATCGCCCAAGCCGGCACCACCCAATACGGC from Streptomyces sp. NBC_01198 includes these protein-coding regions:
- a CDS encoding endo-1,4-beta-xylanase, producing the protein MSWLTGHRSIHTKAVAAATGVAVGASLAVVALATSAPHAAAAGSLGSAAAQSGRYFGTAVPASKLGNSAYSTILDREFNMITPENEMKWDTTEPSRGNFNFGPADQIVSHAQAHGQRMRGHTLVWHNQLPGWVSNLSASDLQSAMDNHITQEMTHFKGKIYAWDVVNEAFADGGSGQHRSSPFQDKLGNGFIEHAFRTARSVDANAKLCYNDYNIENWSDAKTQGVYNMVKDFKSRGVPIDCVGFQSHFGNGGPPSSFQTTLSNFAALGVDVQLTELDIAQAGTTQYGNTVRACLNVARCTGITVWGIRDSDSWRSGDNPLLFDSNGNAKAAYTTVLNTLNAAGTTSSPTSPTTPPSNGGTRAIKGSGSGRCMDVPNSTTADGTQVQLWDCSGNSNQQWTYTSDSELRVLGSKCLDAAGTGNGVKVQIYSCWGGDNQKWRLNSDGTIVGVQSGLCLDATGAATTNGTLLELWTCNGGSNQKWS